A single Vigna radiata var. radiata cultivar VC1973A chromosome 8, Vradiata_ver6, whole genome shotgun sequence DNA region contains:
- the LOC106772627 gene encoding chaperonin CPN60-2, mitochondrial encodes MYRFATSLASKARIARSSTQQIGSRVSWSRNYAAKDIKFGVEARALMLKGVEELADAVKVTMGPKGRNVVIEQSFGAPKVTKDGVTVAKSIEFKDKVKNIGASLVKQVANATNDVAGDGTTCATILTRAIFTEGCKSVAAGMNAMDLRRGINMAVDAVVTNLKSRARMISTSEEIAQVGTISANGEREIGELIAKAMEKVGKEGVITISDGKTLYNELEVVEGMKLDRGYISPYFITNQKNQKCELEDPLIIIHEKKISSINAIVKVLELALKRQRPLLIVAEDVESDALATLILNKLRAGIKVCAIKAPGFGENRKSGLQDLAVLTGGQLITEELGLNLEKVDSEMFGSCKKITISKDDTVILDGAGDKKAIEERCEQIRSAIENSTSDYDKEKLQERLAKLSGGVAVLKIGGASEAEVGEKKDRVTDALNATKAAVEEGIVPGGGVALLYASKELDKLQTANFDQKIGVQIIQNALKTSVHTIASNAGVEGAVVVGKLLEQDNYDLGYDAAKGEYVDMVKSGIIDPLKVIRTALVDAASVSSLMTTTEAVVSELPKDDKDVPAMGGGGMGGMDY; translated from the exons ATGTACCGCTTTGCAACCTCCCTTGCCTCCAAAGCTAG AATTGCTAGGAGCAGCACTCAACAA ATTGGAAGTAGGGTGAGTTGGAGCAGGAATTATGCTGCCAAAGACATTAAGTTTGGCGTGGAGGCCCGGGCTTTGATGCTTAAGGGTGTTGAAGAGCTTGCCGATGCTGTCAAAGTAACCATGGGCCCTAAG GGGCGTAATGTAGTGATTGAGCAGAGCTTTGGTGCACCCAAAGtgacaaaagatggagtaacTGTTGCTAAGAGCATTGAATTCAAGGACAAAGTCAAGAATATCGGTGCCAGTCTTGTAAAGCAGGTTGCAAACGCTACCAATGATGTGGCTGGCGATG GAACCACATGTGCTACAATTCTTACCCGAGCTATATTTACGGAAGGGTGTAAGTCAGTTGCAGCTGGAATGAATGCTATGGATCTGAGACGAGGTATAAATATGGCTGTTGATGCTGTGGTGACAAATCTGAAAAGCAGAGCACGGATGATTAGCACTTCTGAAGAAATTGCACAG GTTGGGACAATATCTGCCAATGGGGAGAGGGAAATTGGTGAGTTAATTGCAAAAGCTATGGAGAAAGTTGGCAAAGAGGGTGTGATCACTATCTCA GATGGCAAGACATTATATAACGAATTGGAAGTTGTTGAAGGAATGAAGCTTGACAGGGGATACATTTCTCCGTATTTCATAACAAACCAGAAGAATCAGAAATGT GAACTAGAGGACCCTCTCATTATAATCCATGAAAAGAAAATCTCGAGCATAAATGCCATTGTTAAAGTATTAGAGTTGGCTTTGAAG AGACAAAGACCTTTGTTGATTGTTGCTGAGGATGTGGAAAGTGATGCCCTTGCAACTCTTATTCTAAATAAACTTCGTGCTGGAATCAAG GTATGTGCAATCAAAGCTCCAGGTTTTGGTGAAAATCGGAAATCTGGTCTCCAGGATCTTGCTGTCCTTACGGGGGGTCAA CTTATCACGGAAGAGCTTGGCTTGAATCTTGAAAAAGTGGATTCGGAAATGTTTGGTTCTTGCAAAAAG ATAACAATTTCTAAAGATGATACTGTTATTCTTGATGGAGCTGGTGATAAGAAAGCAATTGAAGAAAGATGCGAGCAG ATTAGATCAGCAATTGAAAACAGCACTTCAGATTATGACAAGGAAAAGTTACAAGAAAGATTAGCCAAACTTTCTGGGGGTGTTGCAGTGCTTAAG ATTGGAGGAGCTAGTGAGGCCGAAGTTGGAGAGAAGAAGGATAGGGTGACAGATGCCTTAAATGCAACCAAGGCTGCTGTAGAGGAGGGAATAGTACCAG GTGGTGGTGTCGCCCTTCTTTATGCATCAAAGGAGTTGGATAAGCTTCAAACTGCCAATTTTGATCAGAAGATAGGTGTCCAGATTATCCAAAATGCTTTGAAG ACTTCTGTGCACACAATTGCTTCGAATGCAGGAGTTGAAGGTGCTGTTGTTGTTGGCAAACTGTTGGAACAGGATAATTATGATCTTGGGTATGATGCAGCTAAAG GTGAATACGTTGATATGGTTAAAAGTGGAATCATTGATCCATTGAAGGTGATCAGGACCGCCTTGGTTGATGCAGCCAG TGTGTCATCTTTAATGACGACAACTGAAGCTGTTGTGTCTGAACTTCCAAAGGATGATAAAGATGTTCCTGCCATGGGTGGTGGCGGCATGGGTGGCATGGATTATTAA
- the LOC106770589 gene encoding probable leucine-rich repeat receptor-like protein kinase At1g35710, with the protein MEKNQAMFPVSIILFSLLLQSLVMAAIEPNSTAKDNSFECIEMERKALLKFKESLSDPFHCLSSWVGSECCKWVGVRCNKHAGNVIRLNLRGTEICSKATNESATRTKWPLSGELNASLLDLKHLNYLDLSHNDFENVQVPSFLGSLGKLWYLNLSRSSFAGNVPSQLGNLSNFQYLSLSTSSSSLWVSDLSWLSGLTSLQYLDMSGVNLSRASSSWLQSINRVPSLSFLRLSGCKLSGLPQTLPFLNLTSLLVLDLSSNRVDSLIPGWLSNISTLIELDLDGARLKGPITEVSWGNFCKLRSLDLSSNLEIVGDVEGLVEALTICTNSSIEKINLSFNKLTGNLPTSLGYLKNLRTIMLKGNKLSGSIPSSIGNLSYLTFLDPSHNMMNGTIAPNIGQLTELVTLKLDGNFWEGFLTENHFHNLTKLSTFCVLQKGDCQLGPEFPAWLKTQSNLITIVLKNTGISDTVPNWFWDFSPQITTMDLSYNQLKGSLPKSLHFGDFAYVSLGFNALEGSIPVWSGVIFLYLNNNFLSGSIPSNIGQGMSQLEGLDLSGNFITGSIPSSMSLLSDLTLPDLSNNSLSGKIPLYGEGHKLSLFTIDLSRNNLSGGIPAWMCTTPSLSIVQLSNNNLSGEISSVLPNCPHLYTIDLGDNAFFGSITKWLGNNRTWIDELRLQGNALTGNIPESLCQLPYLHLLDLSRNNLSGHIPPCLGNMTGFKEPRDHIGLPPDSVVYSEHMDLYVKGRSIEYTSQMHVINLIDLSCNHLSGEIPHSLTELSCLVSLNLSWNQLTGGISTNIGALHQLESLDLSNNNLSGPIPPNMASLTFLGHLNLSYNNLSGEIPTTNQFHTLIDPSIYEGNPHLCGTPLSVKCSEHVDENTTANDTDEDQDSSHDKLWLYLSIGLGYIVGFWAVCGSLVLKKSWRHAYFQFVDSMKDWILLATIVNWIRIKRKLNLEKD; encoded by the exons ATGGAGAAAAATCAAGCCATGTTTCCAGTTTCTATCATTCTCTTTTCACTCTTGCTTCAATCACTTGTTATGGCAGCTATAGAGCCAAATTCTACTGCTAAGGATAATAGTTTTGAGTGCATTGAGATGGAAAGAAAAGCCCTTCTTAAGTTTAAAGAAAGTCTAAGTGATCCTTTTCATTGCCTATCTTCATGGGTTGGCAGTGAATGCTGCAAATGGGTGGGTGTAAGATGCAACAAACATGCAGGGAATGTGATAAGGCTAAACCTCAGAGGCACAGAAATCTGTTCCAAGGCTACAAATGAGTCAGCCACACGCACCAAATGGCCTTTGAGTGGTGAGTTGAATGCTTCTCTGCTTGACTTGaaacatttgaattatttggacTTAAGTCACAATGATTTTGAGAATGTTCAAGTCCCATCATTTTTAGGTTCACTTGGTAAGTTGTGGTATCTCAATTTATCCCGTTCATCCTTTGCTGGAAATGTTCCTTCTCAGCTAGGAAACTTGTCTAATTTCCAGTATCTTTCTTTgtcaacatcttcatcttcattatgGGTTTCTGATTTGAGTTGGTTGTCTGGTCTTACATCTCTCCAATATCTAGATATGAGTGGTGTGAATCTCAGTAGAGCATCAAGTTCATGGCTCCAATCTATCAATAGGGTTCCATCTCTTTCATTTTTGAGGTTGTCTGGTTGTAAACTTTCTGGTTTACCTCAAACTCTTCCATTTTTAAACCTTACATCACTTTTAGTTCTTGATCTTTCTTCCAATAGGGTTGATTCCTTGATACCAGGATGGCTGTCCAATATCAGTACCTTGATAGAACTTGACTTAGACGGTGCAAGACTTAAAGGTCCCATCACTGAGGTTTCATGGGGAAATTTTTGCAAGTTACGTAGTTTAGACTTGTCATCAAACCTTGAGATTGTTGGTGATGTTGAAGGACTTGTGGAGGCTTTAACAATATGTACTAACAGTAGcatagagaaaataaatttgtccTTCAATAAACTTACAGGGAATTTACCAACCTCATTGGGTTACCTTAAAAATTTGAGAACCATTATGTTAAAGGGTAACAAATTGTCTGGTTCAATCCCTTCATCCATTGGAAATTTGTCATATTTGACATTTCTTGACCCTTCTCACAACATGATGAATGGGACTATTGCACCTAACATAGGTCAGCTCACTGAACTGGTGACACTGAAGCTTGATGGGAATTTTTGGGAAGGCTTTCTAACTGAAAACCATTTCCATAACCTCACAAAGTTGTCCACATTTTGTGTCCTCCAAAAGGGG GACTGTCAATTAGGCCCTGAGTTTCCTGCATGGCTCAAAACTCAAAGCAACCTAATAACCATTGTTCTTAAAAACACTGGAATATCAGATACAGTGCCAAATTGGTTTTGGGATTTCTCACCACAGATCACTACTATGGACCTCTCCTACAACCAATTGAAGGGAAGCCTTCCAAAGTCCTTACACTTTGGTGATTTTGCATATGTTAGTTTGGGGTTTAATGCCTTGGAAGGGTCAATTCCAGTTTGGTCTGGtgtgatttttctttatctaaacAACAACTTTCTCTCTGGCTCAATTCCTTCAAATATCGGCCAAGGCATGTCACAGTTGGAAGGTTTGGATCTTTCAGGGAACTTTATAACTGGCAGCATACCTTCATCCATGAGTTTGCTAAGTGATTTGACTTTACCTGATCTTTCAAACAATAGTTTATCAGGGAAAATACCTTTATATGGAGAGGGACACAAGCTAAGCCTTTTTACTATTGATCTATCACGAAACAATCTATCAGGAGGAATCCCTGCTTGGATGTGCACAACACCTTCACTTAGCATAGTTCAACTAAGCAACAATAATCTGTCTGGGGAGATTTCATCTGTGTTGCCCAATTGCCCCCATTTGTACACAATAGATCTTGGAGATAATGCATTTTTTGGATCCATAACAAAGTGGCTCGGGAATAACAGAACTTGGATAGATGAGCTGAGACTACAAGGCAATGCACTCACTGGAAACATCCCTGAAAGTTTGTGCCAACTACcatatcttcatcttcttgatCTTTCACGCAATAACTTATCAGGCCATATCCCTCCATGCTTAGGCAACATGACAGGTTTCAAAGAACCAAGGGATCATATTGGCCTCCCCCCAGATTCTGTAGTGTACTCCGAGCACATGGATTTGTATGTGAAAGGAAGATCAATCGAATACACATCACAGATGCATGTTATAAATCTTATTGATCTTTCCTGCAACCATCTATCTGGGGAGATCCCACACTCACTGACAGAACTCTCATGCTTAGTTTCCTTGAACCTGTCTTGGAACCAATTAACTGGAGGCATTTCAACAAACATTGGAGCGCTACATCAATTGGAAAGCCTTGACCTTTCCAACAACAATCTCTCAGGTCCAATACCTCCAAATATGGCTTCCTTGACTTTCTTGGGACATTTGAACTTGTCCTATAACAACTTGTCTGGTGAAATACCAACAACAAATCAGTTCCATACTTTGATAGATCCCTCCATCTATGAGGGCAATCCACACCTTTGTGGGACACCTCTGTCTGTTAAGTGCTCAGAGCATGTTGATGAAAACACCACAGCTAATGACACAGATGAAGATCAAGACAGTTCCCATGATAAACTATGGTTATATTTGAGCATAGGACTTGGCTACATTGTCGGTTTTTGGGCTGTTTGTGGCAGCTTAGTGTTGAAGAAATCTTGGAGACACGCCTATTTTCAGTTTGTTGATTCCATGAAGGATTGGATTTTGCTTGCTACAATTGTGAATTGGattagaattaaaagaaaactgaaCCTAGAAAAAGATTGA